One window from the genome of Pirellulales bacterium encodes:
- the lnt gene encoding apolipoprotein N-acyltransferase, translating to MGTIAWKAPDRLNAASTASRAEATPQTCRRRFSWLQSTLALGLLGSLLMFVAMPPCGLWPLAWIAPLPWLLLVREPVLAGKHPYRSVWVAGFAFWLAAIHWLRLPHPLTNLGWLALAFYLAFYVPTFVWLARVAVHRLGISVVIAAPVVWTGLELTRGHLLSGFTMASLSHTQIHWLAVIQGADVIGDYGISGLIMFAAACITRMMPWRGEKLAIWPILPLVMVLGSAVVYGQWRMSGAMMRPGPTVALIQGSIDAEWKADKDRLDAISREYFQLSVKALKTEPMLDLLVWPETMYRGTIQCFDDDFKPTQRWITSPKEWQKASAQNLIDLQAQFSKALPPHKGVKLPPPLLLGTDAVHFSNEKQDGEHFNSAQFVDRNGIAIARYDKMHPVMFGEYIPLAEYIPFLYKITPLTGGLTSGTKAVFQQLGGVRYAPNICYETVIPHLIRRQVLQLQAQGEEPDVLVNLTNDGWFRGSSELDMHLACGVFRAIEMRKPLVIAANTGFSASIDANGRILQQGARRAADVLIAKVQIDGRHSVYLQYGDWFSGICLFCCVGLVIVGCISARRPKSSAS from the coding sequence ATGGGTACCATCGCTTGGAAAGCGCCCGATCGGCTGAATGCCGCTTCAACCGCAAGTCGGGCAGAGGCAACGCCACAGACTTGCCGGCGGCGCTTTTCTTGGTTGCAATCAACGCTGGCTCTCGGCTTATTGGGCAGCTTGCTAATGTTCGTCGCGATGCCGCCATGCGGTTTATGGCCGCTGGCTTGGATCGCGCCGTTGCCGTGGCTGTTGCTCGTTCGGGAGCCGGTATTGGCAGGAAAACATCCCTATCGATCTGTGTGGGTTGCCGGGTTTGCGTTTTGGCTTGCAGCAATTCACTGGTTGCGTCTGCCTCACCCGCTCACGAATTTGGGCTGGCTAGCGCTGGCATTTTACCTAGCGTTTTATGTGCCAACGTTTGTCTGGCTAGCGCGAGTGGCGGTGCATCGCTTGGGGATTTCCGTGGTCATCGCTGCGCCGGTGGTGTGGACCGGATTAGAGCTGACACGCGGCCATTTGCTATCGGGATTCACAATGGCGAGCCTCTCGCACACGCAAATTCATTGGTTGGCCGTCATTCAAGGTGCCGATGTGATTGGCGATTATGGAATCAGCGGGCTGATCATGTTTGCGGCTGCTTGTATTACACGAATGATGCCTTGGCGCGGCGAGAAACTGGCAATTTGGCCAATCTTGCCGCTGGTTATGGTGCTGGGAAGCGCGGTCGTCTATGGCCAATGGCGCATGTCTGGGGCAATGATGCGCCCGGGACCAACCGTGGCATTGATTCAAGGCTCGATCGATGCCGAGTGGAAGGCCGACAAGGATCGCCTTGACGCCATCAGTCGAGAGTATTTTCAACTGTCCGTGAAGGCGCTGAAAACTGAACCAATGCTCGATTTGCTCGTGTGGCCCGAGACCATGTATCGCGGCACCATCCAATGTTTTGACGATGACTTCAAACCAACTCAGCGATGGATAACATCGCCAAAAGAGTGGCAGAAGGCCAGCGCTCAAAACTTAATCGATTTGCAAGCGCAGTTCAGCAAAGCGTTGCCGCCACATAAAGGCGTAAAACTGCCGCCGCCTCTGTTGTTGGGAACCGATGCCGTCCACTTTTCTAACGAGAAACAAGACGGCGAACACTTCAACAGCGCACAGTTTGTTGACCGCAACGGAATCGCGATTGCTCGCTACGACAAAATGCACCCTGTGATGTTCGGCGAGTACATTCCACTGGCCGAATACATTCCTTTTCTTTACAAAATCACGCCACTGACAGGCGGGCTGACATCCGGCACGAAGGCCGTGTTTCAGCAACTAGGCGGCGTGCGATATGCGCCGAATATTTGCTACGAAACGGTCATTCCGCATCTCATCCGGCGGCAAGTGCTGCAACTGCAAGCACAAGGCGAGGAACCAGATGTGCTGGTGAACCTGACCAATGATGGCTGGTTTCGTGGCTCCAGTGAGTTAGACATGCATCTTGCCTGCGGCGTGTTCCGTGCGATCGAAATGCGAAAACCTCTGGTGATTGCAGCGAATACGGGTTTTTCCGCATCGATTGATGCCAACGGCCGGATTCTGCAACAAGGGGCTCGCCGGGCGGCCGACGTGCTGATTGCTAAGGTGCAAATCGATGGCCGGCACAGCGTGTATTTGCAATATGGCGATTGGTTTTCGGGAATTTGCTTATTTTGCTGCGTAGGGTTGGTAATAGTCGGCTGCATTTCCGCCCGCCGACCTAAATCGTCCGCTTCTTAA